Below is a genomic region from Raphanus sativus cultivar WK10039 chromosome 4, ASM80110v3, whole genome shotgun sequence.
GTGAAGATCATACCTCCAGATCGCATCAAGCGGCAAGGAAGGAAAAGGGTTTAAATTTGGATGAATTTGGAGTAATGCATATTTCGAGTAATGCATTTGGGTACTTGATTTTATGTTGTAATCTCTGGAACTTTGTTTCATTTCGTGTTGTGTCGTGTTGTATGACTTGGAAAACTGCGTAAAACTTGAGTATAGTCAATTTATAACAAAACTCGGTTATCAATTTCAGaacgtttatttttttttgtcaaacaaattaaatgtttcttttataaatgaataatatatttttaatgaattttaatgtaatttctgaattttagaataaaattaacAGATTATATAATGAATAATTACTAAGTAagcagaaaatatatttttaatgtaatttaggAAAAAAATCTTTGTTGGATTCCTTGTCTATTTATAACAAAACTCGGTTATCAATTTCTGAAATTTAGGAAAAAAACTCTCACGTATCTCTTACGAGACCTTGCAATTCCAATAACACTTTGTTGGCCAAAGACATCTTACAAACGAAACTTTCGAGTTATATCTATTCGCTAAATATAATTGCATGGAACtatataaataacaatttaaactAGTAATATTGAAGGTAAAACTAGATAACCAATTTAAATAGATTAGTAACACTAAATAAATTAGAAACCGACAAAAATATAACTATGACCAAAGTTGGGAATACTAGTATCTTGGGTATAACTaagaacaaattttttttgggcAATTATCTCATTTTAATATCTCACTTTCAGTTGGGCCCCTTTCAGTTTGACTTTTTCCCCTTTTTCTCTAGCCTCTCTCTCTATTTCGGGTCTCCCATTTCCCCAtttcctctccctctctctctctctatttcgaGAATCGAATTCTCTTCCCCCCCCCTCGCCGAGCAAGTGAGATGGAAAAAGTGAAGATGGAAGtgggttcgggttcgggttcgtCTTTATCGCAAAGGAGCCGCCGATTTTCTTGTCTGAGGTTGTGTCACTGTGGCTTGCCAGCGAAAATAAGGCAAGCTTGGACTGACAAAAATCCTGGTCGACACTTTTATGGCTGTCCGCGCTTTAAGGTATGAATATATGATGGAATCTGGATATAATGGAATCTGGATTTGAATTGGGTTTGAATTTTGACCTTCCCCTTATTGCAGCTTGGAAATGAATGCAAGTACTTCTCTTGGTTCGATGAAGAGGATGGTACAGAATGGCAAAGGAGAGCATTGCTTCAAACCCGTGATGAAATCCGAGAGAAGAATAAAGTGATTGAGCAATTACAGAAGATCATTTCTGAAATGAAAAGTcatttggagaagaagaagacagggAAGGGCGGGAATGAcgaaaatgaagaagatgacATTGTTAGGAAGTTTGAAGAATTGTATGCTTAGTTTAAGTGTGGTGTTGAAGAATTAGTTTTTCTAGTATTTCTAGTTTTCCTAGTATTTCTAGTTTTCCTAGTTTTCATTAAGTTCTCCTAGTTGTCCTAGTTTTCATTAAGTTCTCCTACTTTTCCTAGTTTTCCTTAAGAGGCACATTCAAAATATAAGATTGCAACATCCATGATAACAAGATTGCAACATCCATGATAACAAGAACAAGTTCCATCCAACATACCTAAAAAGTCAAGAGGTTTCCAACATCcacacaacaacaaaataatGGGTCCAACTTCCCACAAAATACATAACCGAGTTTACAAAATACATAACCGAGTTCTTCACTCCCCGCTTCCTTGCCCTTCATCCATAGCTTTCTTCATAAACGCCTCAAACGGAACCACCATCCTTTCCTCAAACTTGTCCATTGTCTTCTTAACTCTCTTTAGCTGAGTGCCAATCATTTTCACTTGTTTGATCAACtcctccatcatcttcttctggcTTGCGCCTCCTTCCTCTCCACCTACTTCGTCATCCTGATCTTCGTCATCCTGATCTTCGTCGACAGCCTCTTGTGCATTTGGATCACGCGCAGCAACGTCTACATCATACATCTCTTCAAAAAAGACTGAATGTCCTTCTGCAAGACGCTTTACCCAACTGTCAATAGAAATATCATCGACATCAACGTCGTCCTCCTCTTCAGTCAGCTCTTCCAAAAGAGCTACTTCTTCTTCTGTCTTGGTAGGAAGGATGCTGTGGATATCCCCTGACTGATACCAAAaaagtaaaaccaaaaaataatacatgttaGTATAATGCTACAACATTTTCAAAGTTTGTAGCACaagaaacattacaacatttTCAAGATTGTAGCAGAAGAAACATACCGTTATTTTGTCCAGTTCCCGATTCAATTTTGAAAGTGAGAACCCTTTCATCCCTGCTGATTTAAAGACTGATCTGCACATCCTAGGACAGTCTATATCGACGTCTTCAACCTCTTGTCTGAACTTCAATCCAAACTTGGGAATTGCCTCAAAAGCAAGCAACTACATACCAATCATGTACAAAcacttaacacaataatattaataaatgataaGGTAATTATCTTCAATTGCTTACCTCCAGTGGCAGACAGAAACCTGGAAGTGGCCATAAAGTCTTCTCTCTAACCCGACCTCCAAAATGATCCATGGTGTGCGATATCTCCTTAACCATGTAATCAAACGAGTACCTCCCCCATGGAAAGTTTTCGCAGAACTCGAGATCGTCCACAGCTCTTTGGAAGAATTCCAAAACATCTTTGGCGCCTTTTCCTACTTTCGTTTGCGCACAGATAACACTTcctaaaaagaacaaaaccatCATCTTCAGCCGGTCTCTGTGTTCTCCCATAGCCAACAGCTTCGCTTTGACATCCTCAAGCCTTATTGATTCTCCCTTCTTAAAATGGCGCTTCACGAACTTTCTATCACCAAACTCCTTATACCCAAGTGGATAGTTGCGGCAGCTAAGACCTGAGATCAAAGCGTGTTCTCTCAGGCCATAGCGGATGGGAACACCATTCACAATGAACCACACTTCCTTCCTCTTCGAGCCATCCACTGTCCGCAATAGCAACATCCACATTCCTTGGACCATGTGGTTTGAGTCCTTCTCCATGTGGAACACGTGACAGAATTGTGGATGCTTCTCAAACCACTTCCTCTCAGTATCACTCATCTTCGGTTTGAGATTAGCAAATGTAACCATAACGTCATTGACGAAACATTTGGTCGCTATCTTTATTTGTTTCTTGTACTCCGACTCATAGAAGTACATCCTCAACGGTTTGATTGCCTCGGTTGCCTCTAATTCCTGCAAGTAACATTGTGTTCTACATCAGTTATTCAAGTACTAAAACATAGTTCTCCTAAGTTATCCGAGCCTttcctaatatatttagttaaaccCTATTCAAGTTTTACAGTTATTACCTCTTCTCCTTGCCCGAGAACCCCGTCACCATCACCATCAACATTTCCTGATTCCGCTTCCAATGGGGGTtccttctctccttcttcttgatTTTCATTTTCGTTTTGACCTCTGTTCTCTTCGGGAGTCCCGTTCTCTTCGGGAGTCGGGAGAGTCCcgttctcttcctcctcttgtatttcttcttcatctttgttCTCTACTTCTTCATTGCTatttccttcttcatcttcatctttatctccattttcttctttatcttcttgagatgcatcgctgtttccttcttcctcttcatcttcgtctccattttcttctttctcttcttgagatgcatcgctgtttccttcttcctcttcatcttcgtctccattttcttcttccctttctttctccttctccgattcttctttctctttctcccgATCTTCTACATCCTTAGCCGGTTCTTCTACTTCATTCTCCTCCGCAACTCCCACGGTTCCAACAAATTCAACCGCCGATGATTCCTCATCCGTCgtttttctcttcttcaagTTCTTCGGTTTGTTCTTCTTCGAGTTCTTCGAGGTCCCGCTCTTTTGCGGAGGAGGATCCGTTGGAGGAAGCCTATCCTTTCTCTTACCCAGCCTAGTTTCAACCATGATTCACACGTTTTCGGTGAATAATCGAAGGGAAATCGAAGGAATCGAAGTGGGATGTTCTAGGGTTGGGATACGTTTTCGAATTTAGGGGAAACCGTTTGAGAGAGAGGGGGGGGAGGGAGAAATAGAAATAAAGAATAAAGGGAAATTGGAGAGACTCCACTTGGTTTAAATCGAAATTGAGTGGTTATTTGGATTCGGGTTCGAGATGGTTAAAATCGAGATTGGATCGGAGGGTTTAAGTTGGATTGGGGACGGTTAAGTCTAATTTATGATCTTTGGTTCGTATTTCAATTCGATTCGGTTTTCCCTCCGGTTAAACTTGGTAAAACCCGTAAATAGTTTACCTTCCTTAGGGTTAACTGTAAATTCCAGCAATTCgccattttatattttttcttttttgtttcatgtcTTTCAAAGATTGACCGATAAGGAGGGTGGGTATAAGAGATGATGTCCCTCATAGGACtcactctttcttcttcttctctcccgACCGTCGCCGGAGGAGATTTCCCGACAGCAGAATCTGAGAGTCAATAAGGGGTTAGTAAGTAGATGGAAAGACGTGTCACAAACGGCTTTCCTGGTCCacagccaccaccaccacaacaaGCTCCGTACTATCACAACAACTAcaacaatcatcatcatcatcatcatcagattcACCACAACCATGTCGCCGCAATTGGATTCCAGCAATACCCACAAAACGACAACAGAGATCAGCGTTTCAATCAGCCGACGCCGCAGTTCGATAATCACTACCCCGCCGCCCAGCAACAGCAACAAGAGAATATGGGGGTTGAGGCTCCTCCAACACAAAGTAGTACTAGTGGGGTTAGTCCTTACGGCGGCAGCTTAAGGACGAAGAGACGCTCTctatcctcatcatcatcatctaccCCAGGAGGGCCAGGTTCATTCTCcaagtttccttctctctctgtttcattgAATCAGACGCAAAGGTGTCAACTTTTTTGAGTTTGTTTGGTATTATCAGATCCTCCTACAAGTGAGGTGGGGATTAGTAGTAGTAGTATTGCTGCCAAGTTATATGTTGCCCCTCTCCCCATCACTGCTACTGAATACGATGTGAGacactttcttcttttctctttctctttttatatattgttttcttttttttttataattccaGAGTCACAAATCTTTGTTATTCAATCATCAGGTTCGTCAGGTGTTTGAAAAATATGGGAGCGTCACCGAGATCATTCTACCCAAAGATAAGATGAGCGGTGAACGAGCAGGTTCATTGATGCTTCTTACTACATTCCGTTGTTATATCACTTTTTGCTTAAATAACATTCCTCTACTCTACCTTCCCCTTTTTGCTGCAGCTTACTGTTTTGTTAAGTACAGAAAGTTAGAAGAGGGTAGTGCCGCCATTGCTGCTTTAACTGATCACTTTACCTTTCCTGGGGTGGGTTTTGGTCTCTTCTTCTTTGCTTCCACAAAACGTGTTTCTTCACTGATGATGTAGGGaggcattctttttttttataaacttgttTCATTACTTCAGGAAATTTCTCCAGTCAAGGTGAGATATGCTGACGCAGAACGTGAACGGATTGGTAAGACTGACGCTTTTTTTTAGGAACAGCAAAAATTATTAGATAAAAAACATAACATGGTTGGTACTAGACTATTATGAAAActgttcaaacaaaaaaagaatcatgCCTTCaactgcttcttcttctctccttcttaAGTGCATAatagcatttttttttattagttacttcctgattgcttctcttctcttttcatcTGGAGACTTTAGGTTTCTCAACAGTGCAACTTCCAGATAAACTATATGTTAGATGCCTCAACAAACATACCACCAGAATGGAAGTCCATGATGTATTATGCTCTTTCAGTCCTTCTTTTGTCACTCACAACTCTCTTCATAATCTTCGTTTTTTCTATCTCCAGTTATATAGTCAAATTTGCATACTTCTGTATATATTCTCACCGGCTTcatttaaatttgaataaattctCAGAGTGTGTCTCCTTCTCAGGTATTTTCTAGGTTCGGAATCATTGAAGATATTTATATGGCAGTCGATGACATGAAGATTAGCCGTGGTAATCACTCCATTTCCCTTTTGCATATATCTTGCTTCTTTACTTTGAATTCATCCTAGTTTGAATTGCTCACATGTTGTAGTTTCTCCTCTAGTAGATTGTGAATAACTGATTGTAAATCTTTCATATAGCTCTTTGTAACCAAAGATAATTGCACTTCACTAAGCTGTTATGACATTTATGGAACATGGGTTTATATCTCAACTATGGAGCTCTATGCAAATCGCTTTGATAGATTTGCtagtttttgttctttcttcAAGCCTCTTGTCTTTAATGTGATGTTCTGGATTTCAATGAAACCAGAACAGTAACTAATATCTTTGGCTCTCTTCCAGGGTTTGCATTTGTTCAGTTTTCTCGTAGAGAGATGGCACTAGAGGCAATCAAAGCTTTAAATGGACTCTTTACCATGCGTGTAGGTTTTTTTTGCTgaccatttatttatttatttgtttgtttgtatccTCACTGTGTTCATTTGGTGTCCACTGTTtggtgactttttttttgtatttctttgtCTCTTCCTCCTCAGGGTTCTGATCAGCCTCTAATTGTTAGATTTGCTGATCCTAAGAAACCCCGTCTAGGTGAACCAAGGTTCTACTCTTCCCcctattttattttctacagTCATTTTTTAATGTTGTAAATATTAATTCATCTCAACATATTCGGACTGCTTTGTGTGTTTCAGGTCTAACTTTAACGGTCCACCTGCAACAACACAACAGTTGGACTCAAATTGGAACCCACAACCATATCCTCAGTGGGGAAACAAAGAACCTGCAGCCCCCAGAGTCGTTCAGCCAAATCATTTCCCCCAGCAAAATGGTCAAGCAGTATCCGTGGTTCAGAAGCAGTTGCATCAAGATTTTGAGAAGCATCAGAGATCTGAGACTGCTAGCGTGGAGGTAAATCTTTTACTTGGTATGATCTGCTAATGGTAGAAGACGGATGTTGAACTCTGGAACACTTTGTTTATGTAGGCGCTTTTGGCTTCATACTTCTCTTAGTATACATCTGCCTTGATCTCATATCTGTTTCTACTTTTCGTTGTAGGCTAGAGGCGATGGTCAGAAGATTTCTTCTAGTCATTCAAATGCAGTCCCTGAAGACCAAAATACAGAGAGCTCTGAGTGTGACTGGAGTGAACACACTTGTCCTGATGGAAACAAGTATTACTTCCATTGTCTCACTGGCGAAAGCACGGTACATACTTTTCCCTCTGTACTCTTTTTGAATATGTGTCTAGTTAAGACTGAATATATATGGgatgcacacacacacacacacacagtgGGAGAAACCGGAGGAGTACTCCATGTTTGAGAGATGGTTGGAAGAGCAAACAAgggtacaagaagaagatcaaaaagGTGTATCTCCCCAGTTAAACAACCAGAGCCAAGGGGAGCAAGTTCAGTCTGATGTTTTGCAACAGACTACTAAACTCCAACAACCATCCTTATCCACAGCGGttagatatttaatttcataaaatgTGTTGGTGTTcgcctttcttttttttttctttttcaaaatagTATTTTCTTATCAGAAGAGTGAGCTCCAGCTTCTCACGtgctgtgtgtgtgtgtgtgtgttttcaggATCAGGAAAACAATAAAGTATGTCCGGTATTGGCTGTTGAAACAACCTGTTCATAAAACGTATCAGGTAATGGAACCAGTTGAATCTCCTTTATTAAAAGATGAGCTAACTCCATGCTCGATATTCAAAACCACCATCTCTCTCAGCATCTTCTCTTGGTTAAGTTTTATTATCAAAATGAGTTGGTGAGGTTCTGTTTCTTGAAGCAGGCAATCCGAATTCTGAAGCTCCACACAACAATTGTTATGACACTAGTCGCGGTAATATGGAGCTTGAGAGTCTTGTTCTGTAGAAAATGTGTTATGAAACTTTAAAAACTTTTGAGTCTTGTAAAAAAGAACATTGAATAAAGGACAACAACTTAGCTTCCCCTGTTTTTATAGATACAGAAAGACATGGTTTAGTTTGCTTCTTCAGACTTGTCTGATCAAAGCTCATTTTCTTTTGTGACGAGACTAGATCGTGATCGTTCATTGGCTTTTACCAAACAATCACATCAAAGCCGTTCATATATACAATTTCTCCAGCAGCTATCTCAGAGTATCGTtgttatatttgtttaataataaaaatacatatagaAGACGTGATGCAAAATGCTCTCTAATTattggaagagagagagagagagagagcttgatGGAGCCGCAGTACGTCGTCGTTTCTTAGCTGTGTTTGCTGGCTTAtttctcatcatcatcagtcTTCTATCTGTTTAAAGGGAAAATAAATAATGGGAAAGTAATCTCTCTTGTTATGCTAATGTATCAAcgtatattttatatctttataatgGATGATTCGTTTTCAACAAACCTAACTTGAAACTGCAGACATGGCACCCACTCCTTGATCTTTCCTTCAGACACAAACTTCTAATATCTCCTCTATAATATGAATGTTTTGCCATTTCTTAACTTCCCAACCTCATTTCAGTTGAGATTAAAAATGAGTATGGCCAGAAATGGAAAGTGGCGGAGAGAGGCAGAGCAGCTGGTGGTTAAGCCTTTCAGGCTAGTAACAACAACTCTCCTCAGCCTCCTCCTCCCTCTCTCTTTCCTTCTCCTTAGCCGTCTCTCTTCAGCTTCCTTCCTCTTCTCCTTGCTCAAATCTCCTCCCCAAACTGATtcgtctttcttcttctctatcttTCATTGCACCAATCCGACGATCCTATACGCGGTCGTCTCGTTGATAAGCGTTTACGCTCTAGTTCTTGGTCTAACCACCAAGATCACAGCTACAGATCCCAACCGCTCGATTCCTTTCTATCCACATATCAGCATTGCGTGGCTAACGCTTTTCCTTATTCAAGTGTCCGTCGGTCTAGGCCTCCAAGTAACGAGCCCTGACGGTTTAATCAACGGAAGCGAACGTAACTTCTTGAGCAGGCTAGTGTTTTTCTTTGGTCTTCATGAAGTAATGCTTCTCTGGTGTAGGGTGATCGTTAGACCGGTGGTGGACAGCACGTTGACCGGAGGGAACGCCTGTGGACACAACAGGAGAGAAGAGACGACGGTGGAGAGAGTGGCTTTGGCCGTCAGCTGTGGGACGCTGTGGTGGTGGAAGCTTCGGGATGAAGTAGAGGCTTTGGTTGGTGTGGCAGAGGCTAAAACAGCATTGTTGTTGTTATTACCAATAGATGGTAACGTTAGCGTTGGTTTGGGTGTTGGAACTGTTGATTTTGTGAATTGGTGGTTATACTATATGGTTGTGACGATTGGTATGGTAAGGATCGTTAAAGGGTGTTTAGGTTTTGGAATGGTCTTGCTTTTCGAACAAGTTAGTAGAAGTGATCCACGTGAACTTTCTACTGTTGCTCCTGTTTCTACAGCTTCACGTGTTCATTATGACAATGAAGGTGACACTAAAGTGTAAGTCAAGTCACTAGttgaatgtttcttttttggtcCTACACCTAATACAAAGATTCAAGTTGATATTTGTAATGTGAAAGATGTTAAACATCtcctaatgattttttttttaatctaatacTAATACTACAagattatatgaaattttgataAAGACATGATATACATCAGATTTCAATAAAAAGCATATTGGAAGAGACTTATTATACACTAAAAAAGAGTCTAAAACACAGCTTCAACAAGTATGTGTCTCTTCTTAGAGCCAAACCCAACAATGTGGTTTAGATAAACTCTTCCTTCCTTCACAGTAGCTGACGAGACTAACCGATGAACCATACCGGTGTTGAACCATCCTGTCACTGAAGCCGTCCTCCACCCGTCTGAGCTCTCCACCAACTTCGCTGAAGGGCTACCTGAAAAACacaataaatagttttaagaaaaaaaaactctataatCCAAATGGAATCAGAACTTAAAAGAGTTACCTGCGACAACAATCTTGGTAGGAGACAACAACTCAAGCCCATCACCAAACCTCAAAGTGTCACCACCAACTTCAATGACACTGACCTTGTTACTACTATCATCCCCATCGGCTGTTAGGTCGATTTTGTATAAGAGACCGGAGAAAGTGTGGATGACGATGAGGAAACCGTCAGGGTGATAAACAATGCCGTTAAGAGCGACGAGGTTATTGAACCATCCAGGTGGAGTGAAGAGAGGGCTCTCAATGGTCGACACAAGCTCTCCATTGACATCAACTTTCCATATTTTACTGCCTTTCGCATCCGTAACATAAGCATTGCCACGTGCATCAATAGCTACATCGTCCGCAAATGATTTCTCCTTACCTACATTTTCatcaaaacatattaacaaaacaagaaacagagagacagagagcAGAGAGACAGAGCTTACTCTGGCCGCTGAGCTCAGCGAGGAAGACACGACGCCACGTGGACATATCATAGGCAGCTAAAGCGCTGTAGCGGTTTCCAAGCAAATCGGCGACAGCGACGAGGAGACGGTTCCTGTCTCGGTCGATAGCGATTCCCAGAGAAGCGTTTCCGGCGAGGTCAAGGTCTTTGACTACAGTGACTTCTTGGAGAACGTCGGTGTTACCGTCTCTAGGAGGAACAAGCTCTCCGATTCCGCCTCCGTCCATGAAGGAGACGAGGAATCTCCGACCTATGCCGTCCCATTTAGCACACTCGCGGAAGAAGCCTGAGCTGTGGTATGAGAAGACGTGCGTCGAGGGAGCGGCTCGCTCTAGGCAAATGAGGTAAGCTATGGGAACGGCGGAGATAACGAGGAAGAGAGCGACGGAGAAACGGCCGGAGCAAAACGATGGCGACATTtttgaaaaggaagaagagaggcaGTTAGTGATTGGTTgcgaagaagaacaaagactTAAGTGTCAGAGAACATAAAAAGTTGGTAAGCGAACGAACATGTTCGATTAAGACAAGTCTAAAATGTGGGGGCGGCTAATTTGGTGGCCCGTTAAATGTAAAAATGGGCCCGGAAAGTGTATCTAGAATTCAATACTAATAATGAAATGAATTTATACATCCTGGGACTGACTGTGTTGTCTTCTCAATTTAATGGCATTACTTCTTAGGAACATACATAGTCTAATCCAACATTTGTTCCATTAGTATTCTCTAAGATTTTACCTTGTCATGGTGCATGTGGCAGTAACACCTGAAGCACCTTCGACCAAAGGCTTCTTGGTTCTGGCATTGGGGTAGCTGCTAATAGCTGTTGCTGTCTAAGACCAAGAAAATACACACTATTTGGCACAGCTTATTACTAGTCTAATCTGATTGGAGCTCTAATTTGTTTCATGCATTCtctaatatttttacttttgggAAACATGGTATGTCTGTCCGGCATGTAAAGATTTGCTGACAAAATGAAGACACACATTCAAACCTTACCTGACTAAGACAcgaagtgtgtgtgtgtgtgacaAGTCTTGTTACCCGACTAACACAATAAGCTCTTAACTCCATAGTTGGTATAACTAAGGGTAATAACTCAAATggtacaaaataaatttataaagtttatgtGAGAATCATCTAGAAAGACTATTACACTTATGTGGGAGGAACACCTGTAGAACATATGTTTCAAAAAGAACACCTGAAGAACATCCGACCAAACACTTCTTGTTCATTATGTTTTCTATGCGTTGTATGAGATTCAATTAAGTGGCAGTAACTTCAATAATGGATGATAAACGCATGCACGTTTTGTGGTTGCCTTCTTAAATTGCATTTATAATCCaacagaaaaaattataaaaataaaataaataatttaaaaagacaACCAAAAGACTGTAGGTTAATGTCGAGAAAAGACTAACCATTAGTAACGGTAACATTCGTGTGTTTCCAA
It encodes:
- the LOC130511682 gene encoding uncharacterized protein At3g43530-like, coding for MVETRLGKRKDRLPPTDPPPQKSGTSKNSKKNKPKNLKKRKTTDEESSAVEFVGTVGVAEENEVEEPAKDVEDREKEKEESEKEKEREEENGDEDEEEEGNSDASQEEKEENGDEDEEEEGNSDASQEDKEENGDKDEDEEGNSNEEVENKDEEEIQEEEENGTLPTPEENGTPEENRGQNENENQEEGEKEPPLEAESGNVDGDGDGVLGQGEEELEATEAIKPLRMYFYESEYKKQIKIATKCFVNDVMVTFANLKPKMSDTERKWFEKHPQFCHVFHMEKDSNHMVQGMWMLLLRTVDGSKRKEVWFIVNGVPIRYGLREHALISGLSCRNYPLGYKEFGDRKFVKRHFKKGESIRLEDVKAKLLAMGEHRDRLKMMVLFFLGSVICAQTKVGKGAKDVLEFFQRAVDDLEFCENFPWGRYSFDYMVKEISHTMDHFGGRVREKTLWPLPGFCLPLELLAFEAIPKFGLKFRQEVEDVDIDCPRMCRSVFKSAGMKGFSLSKLNRELDKITSGDIHSILPTKTEEEVALLEELTEEEDDVDVDDISIDSWVKRLAEGHSVFFEEMYDVDVAARDPNAQEAVDEDQDDEDQDDEVGGEEGGASQKKMMEELIKQVKMIGTQLKRVKKTMDKFEERMVVPFEAFMKKAMDEGQGSGE
- the LOC130511683 gene encoding flowering time control protein FCA-like, which encodes MERRVTNGFPGPQPPPPQQAPYYHNNYNNHHHHHHQIHHNHVAAIGFQQYPQNDNRDQRFNQPTPQFDNHYPAAQQQQQENMGVEAPPTQSSTSGVSPYGGSLRTKRRSLSSSSSSTPGGPDPPTSEVGISSSSIAAKLYVAPLPITATEYDVRQVFEKYGSVTEIILPKDKMSGERAAYCFVKYRKLEEGSAAIAALTDHFTFPGEISPVKVRYADAERERIGFSTVQLPDKLYVRCLNKHTTRMEVHDVFSRFGIIEDIYMAVDDMKISRGFAFVQFSRREMALEAIKALNGLFTMRGSDQPLIVRFADPKKPRLGEPRSNFNGPPATTQQLDSNWNPQPYPQWGNKEPAAPRVVQPNHFPQQNGQAVSVVQKQLHQDFEKHQRSETASVEARGDGQKISSSHSNAVPEDQNTESSECDWSEHTCPDGNKYYFHCLTGESTWEKPEEYSMFERWLEEQTRVQEEDQKGVSPQLNNQSQGEQVQSDVLQQTTKLQQPSLSTADQENNKVCPVLAVETTCS
- the LOC108854498 gene encoding uncharacterized protein LOC108854498, producing MSMARNGKWRREAEQLVVKPFRLVTTTLLSLLLPLSFLLLSRLSSASFLFSLLKSPPQTDSSFFFSIFHCTNPTILYAVVSLISVYALVLGLTTKITATDPNRSIPFYPHISIAWLTLFLIQVSVGLGLQVTSPDGLINGSERNFLSRLVFFFGLHEVMLLWCRVIVRPVVDSTLTGGNACGHNRREETTVERVALAVSCGTLWWWKLRDEVEALVGVAEAKTALLLLLPIDGNVSVGLGVGTVDFVNWWLYYMVVTIGMVRIVKGCLGFGMVLLFEQVSRSDPRELSTVAPVSTASRVHYDNEGDTKV
- the LOC130511471 gene encoding uncharacterized protein LOC130511471 — protein: MSPSFCSGRFSVALFLVISAVPIAYLICLERAAPSTHVFSYHSSGFFRECAKWDGIGRRFLVSFMDGGGIGELVPPRDGNTDVLQEVTVVKDLDLAGNASLGIAIDRDRNRLLVAVADLLGNRYSALAAYDMSTWRRVFLAELSGQSKEKSFADDVAIDARGNAYVTDAKGSKIWKVDVNGELVSTIESPLFTPPGWFNNLVALNGIVYHPDGFLIVIHTFSGLLYKIDLTADGDDSSNKVSVIEVGGDTLRFGDGLELLSPTKIVVAGSPSAKLVESSDGWRTASVTGWFNTGMVHRLVSSATVKEGRVYLNHIVGFGSKKRHILVEAVF